One region of Jatrophihabitans cynanchi genomic DNA includes:
- a CDS encoding DUF4232 domain-containing protein, giving the protein MRWRGAAAPGLLVGCALALVACSTGKPAAPATSAAAPLSTPVAPPTTVAASSTSTAPTTTPSASHSTAAPTHAGPPAAPADLCTVQQLTVRVLPGGAYQNYEIAGVTYTNTSTTECSLSGFPTARLLRADGTVLSTSKPAPGTTARLVHLAPGAQAEAQIRDHSTCQAPLSDSVEVTAPAPLQALRAHRPQLQMRACTVTVDPIALSS; this is encoded by the coding sequence GTGAGGTGGCGCGGTGCCGCCGCGCCGGGGCTGCTCGTCGGCTGCGCGCTCGCCCTCGTGGCCTGCAGCACCGGCAAGCCCGCGGCGCCGGCCACGTCCGCCGCGGCCCCGCTGAGCACGCCGGTCGCACCACCCACGACGGTTGCGGCGAGCAGCACCTCTACGGCACCGACGACGACGCCGAGCGCGAGCCACTCCACGGCGGCGCCGACCCATGCGGGCCCGCCCGCCGCGCCGGCCGACCTCTGCACCGTGCAGCAACTCACCGTCCGGGTACTGCCGGGCGGCGCGTACCAGAACTACGAGATCGCCGGGGTCACCTACACCAACACCTCGACCACCGAGTGCTCGTTGTCCGGCTTCCCGACGGCGCGACTGCTGCGCGCGGACGGGACGGTGCTGTCCACCTCCAAGCCCGCGCCGGGCACGACCGCGCGACTGGTCCATCTCGCCCCCGGCGCCCAGGCCGAGGCGCAGATCCGCGATCACTCGACGTGCCAGGCGCCGCTGTCGGACAGCGTCGAGGTCACCGCCCCGGCGCCGCTACAGGCCCTGCGCGCACACCGCCCCCAGCTGCAGATGCGCGCCTGCACGGTCACCGTCGACCCCATCGCGCTCAGCTCCTGA
- a CDS encoding fibronectin type III domain-containing protein, which yields MSGPRTLRRRGWVILLVTVLTLGLATVVSQAATAATRHSPSGRTVTATQISAHYYRLTGWAFDYDTRSALLVRATVNGHAAGTVRANDRRPAVPAAYGWHGSQHGFALNVRLRYGYNRVCLTAVDRGPGHNNRFYCRTITLNNNPTGRFSAVQQVPGGIKVFGGASDPNSRGPISVDVTANGRPLGRVTANYRTYAGHGFRPSFALAAGRYSICVTAVNVRWGLNSGLGCRSITVDFDPAGAITRLAQTPGGFSVSGWAADPDSGSAISTGIYLDATLLGRTTASRAAAGHGNHGFTATYPAPSGTHRVCVRGYNVRFGADSWVACANIALDYNPRTTVSSIKQTANGLRVTGVATDPDVAGAKLTVQLTLDGAPAGTVLAGGGSGHSFAQSLAAGPGRHTVCAVGVNVSYGTGSPRQACASITLNFDPLGAFERLYRRTSDTPNVRVLGWAIDQGSTASISVRATIDGKPYADKPAAYTRPDVASAHPGWGEAHGFAFTIPADAGEHTVCITALNVGTGKDTSLGCHLIIAVHPKVTSVPQAVLAQGGFGGATVTWQKPANDGGAPPTGYVVTSVPDGVSVNVGGTTTSATVIGLRSKTSYTFRVSARNAAGLSPYATSAAVVTQTAPPPQTSPAPVSTSRYIRNIRGASSTDLAVMRAEGIADATANPSGHGYLVLLDIGGQDHYDGGVVLSATTRFISYADLVSNVKSYIAGYASAQKPSAPVMIAIGTNNDMDVTAAAGAGWADRVVDPIVAYARGFTGITVAGANDIEPGFRGSYTSTRSWLNGYLNATSAPFVFNGSADGCSWTATNRGCNNGWTMAGLYNLAAGAAPTRTINLPQVYNTTMAAQWKYISLTGVNASQPRINFGGALTEWTACDQANSCYSMTGREAWSELWRQLQSSTHLAVGSLPYSTDLRIDR from the coding sequence ATGAGCGGACCTCGCACCCTGCGCCGTCGTGGCTGGGTCATCCTCCTCGTCACGGTTCTCACCCTGGGCCTGGCCACCGTCGTCAGCCAGGCAGCCACTGCGGCGACGCGGCACTCGCCGTCCGGCCGGACAGTCACGGCCACGCAGATCTCCGCCCACTACTACCGGCTGACCGGCTGGGCGTTCGACTACGACACCCGTTCTGCGCTACTCGTGCGCGCCACGGTCAACGGCCACGCCGCCGGTACGGTGCGCGCGAACGACCGGCGTCCCGCGGTCCCCGCCGCGTACGGCTGGCACGGATCGCAGCACGGCTTCGCCCTGAACGTGCGCCTGCGCTACGGCTACAACCGCGTCTGCCTCACCGCGGTCGACCGCGGCCCGGGCCACAACAACCGCTTCTACTGCCGCACCATCACCCTGAACAACAACCCGACCGGCCGGTTCAGCGCCGTGCAGCAGGTGCCCGGCGGCATCAAGGTGTTCGGCGGCGCGAGCGATCCCAACAGCCGCGGGCCGATCAGCGTCGACGTCACCGCGAACGGCCGCCCCCTTGGCCGGGTGACGGCGAACTACCGCACCTACGCCGGGCACGGCTTCCGCCCGTCGTTCGCGCTGGCCGCCGGCCGCTACTCGATCTGCGTCACCGCGGTGAACGTCCGCTGGGGGCTGAACTCCGGATTGGGCTGCCGCAGCATCACCGTCGACTTCGATCCGGCCGGGGCGATCACCCGGCTGGCGCAGACGCCCGGCGGGTTCTCGGTGTCCGGCTGGGCCGCCGACCCGGACAGCGGCTCGGCGATCAGCACCGGGATCTACCTGGACGCGACGTTGCTGGGCAGGACGACCGCATCCCGGGCGGCAGCCGGCCACGGCAACCACGGCTTCACCGCAACCTACCCGGCTCCGTCGGGCACGCATCGGGTGTGCGTGCGCGGCTACAACGTGCGCTTCGGCGCCGACAGCTGGGTCGCGTGTGCGAACATCGCGCTCGACTACAACCCGCGCACCACCGTCAGCTCGATCAAGCAGACCGCCAACGGGCTGCGCGTGACGGGCGTGGCAACCGATCCGGACGTGGCCGGCGCCAAGCTCACCGTCCAGCTCACCCTCGACGGCGCTCCCGCCGGAACGGTGCTCGCCGGGGGCGGAAGCGGGCACTCGTTCGCCCAGAGCCTGGCCGCGGGGCCGGGACGGCACACCGTGTGCGCCGTCGGCGTCAACGTCAGCTACGGCACCGGCAGCCCCCGTCAGGCGTGCGCGAGCATCACCCTCAACTTCGACCCGCTCGGTGCGTTCGAGCGGCTCTACCGCCGCACGTCCGACACCCCCAACGTGCGCGTGCTCGGCTGGGCGATCGACCAGGGCAGTACGGCGTCGATCTCGGTGCGCGCCACCATCGACGGCAAGCCGTACGCCGACAAGCCCGCCGCGTACACACGTCCCGACGTCGCGTCCGCGCACCCCGGCTGGGGCGAGGCGCACGGCTTCGCCTTCACCATCCCGGCCGACGCCGGCGAGCACACCGTGTGCATCACCGCGCTGAACGTGGGTACCGGCAAGGACACGTCACTGGGCTGTCACCTGATCATCGCCGTGCACCCCAAGGTCACCTCGGTGCCGCAGGCGGTGCTCGCACAGGGCGGCTTCGGCGGCGCCACCGTGACCTGGCAGAAGCCCGCGAACGACGGCGGCGCCCCGCCGACCGGTTACGTCGTCACGTCGGTGCCGGACGGCGTCAGCGTGAATGTCGGCGGCACCACGACGTCGGCGACGGTCATCGGGTTGCGCTCGAAGACCAGCTACACGTTCCGCGTCTCGGCCCGCAACGCCGCCGGCCTGTCGCCGTACGCCACGTCAGCGGCGGTCGTGACCCAGACCGCGCCGCCACCGCAGACCTCGCCGGCCCCGGTCTCGACGAGCCGCTACATCCGCAACATCCGCGGCGCGAGCAGCACCGACCTGGCGGTCATGCGCGCCGAGGGCATCGCCGACGCCACGGCCAACCCGTCCGGACACGGCTACCTGGTGCTGCTCGACATCGGCGGCCAGGACCACTACGACGGCGGCGTGGTGCTCAGCGCGACCACCCGGTTCATCTCCTACGCCGACCTGGTCAGCAACGTGAAGTCGTACATCGCCGGCTACGCGAGCGCGCAGAAGCCCAGTGCGCCGGTGATGATCGCGATCGGCACGAACAACGACATGGACGTCACCGCCGCCGCGGGCGCGGGCTGGGCGGACCGGGTCGTCGACCCGATCGTGGCTTACGCCCGCGGCTTCACCGGCATCACGGTGGCCGGCGCGAACGACATCGAGCCCGGGTTCCGCGGTTCGTACACCAGCACGCGGTCGTGGCTCAACGGCTACCTGAACGCGACCAGCGCGCCGTTCGTGTTCAACGGTTCGGCCGACGGCTGCTCCTGGACCGCCACCAACCGCGGTTGCAACAACGGCTGGACGATGGCCGGGCTGTACAACCTCGCGGCGGGCGCCGCGCCGACCCGCACGATCAACCTGCCGCAGGTGTACAACACCACGATGGCCGCGCAGTGGAAGTACATCTCGCTGACCGGTGTGAACGCGAGCCAGCCGCGGATCAACTTCGGCGGCGCGCTGACCGAGTGGACCGCCTGCGACCAGGCGAACAGCTGCTACTCGATGACCGGCCGCGAGGCGTGGTCCGAGCTGTGGCGCCAGCTGCAGTCGTCCACGCACCTGGCGGTCGGCAGCCTGCCGTACTCGACCGACCTGCGGATCGACAGGTGA